Genomic segment of Bemisia tabaci chromosome 9, PGI_BMITA_v3:
gaaatatggggtgtgctctagaaatctgtataagaagcaatgtaaaagtgggcgtgattccttttgaagaattggaaaagcgggattttacattctatcaaacagacctatgtgcaactgaatgcggaactcatgagccgcgggcatggcaagagagccttgtgcacagggctcatgagttaagggCTCACTCCAACGATTTCCCCGTCGCGGCGGCGCTcgttcattgccgctgacgtcactggcgcacaattattcccattcactcttacgcaaagagaactaacgagcacaccccacatttctcacctccacataggtctctttggtagaattacgtccaattttgtctgacctctcctattgactcggcccCTTTGTGCGGCGTTAGTTTCAGACCGGGAAATTTAAAACTCGCTCGAAGGAAcgctataaaaaaaaagaaagattgcCCCTCGGCTACAAAAATTTGGTAGCTTTATCGGCATCTCCATGTCGCATCACTGAGgtgttatttattttctcttccCCATGCATGATTTACATACTCGATTGGGATGCGCGGCTCTGCGATCCGTCGGATGGGGAATCCTCGCTCGAAGTTTTATCATGCAGAAGGAACTTCGGTTCAGAATTTGAATTGACCGAAGAAGAAATTACGAGATCTAAAACTGACGACATCGAAGATTGAGCACGGTGCAAAGTTTTTTCCGGTTGATTGATTTTCAGAGACGAAATAATGGCCACTGCCTTCTGAGGCTTTGTCGTTGTCGAATCCAACGCATGCCCATTAAGGTGATTTCGGGCACGGGAAcgcttttaaaaatgttgatgtGATTTTTTCCACATTATATAGTATTTTTctacggaattttttttctttatttttttcattcatcatATTTCTTATCTAATGATATAAAAAAAGACGATTTACAAActgtacaccgaaaaaaaaaactcgtgcgtgggacccgaagtttaggtcatatggacgtatttatgctaaaaggagatatgtgcaagtggaaagatggggtgtgctcgttagttgggccataagaaacaatgtaaaagtggatatagctccttttgagaaaattgaaaagcgggatttgacattaaatcaaaaggagctaagcgccaaaatatgctaactcatgagccgcgggcatggcaagagagcgttgtggacagggctcatgagttaaagacacggatccgcggctcggagtctccatcgtcgccgctgacgtcacaggcgctttatattccccattcattcttatggcccgaccactaacgagcacaccccatctttccacttccacatatctccttttcgcataaatacgtccatatatggatctctgaagttttcggattgagcatctgaacacgaAGTTtctcggatgtgagaaccgaagttgttcggatgtgaaaaccgaagtacttcagatgtaagaattgaagtttcagatgtgtgatccaaaccttagcagctggacctaaagtgttcagatgctcaatccgaaaacttcagagatccatatgacctaaacttcgggtcccacgcacgaagttgtTTTCTCCATGTATCAATGTACTATACAAACAGCTACTGCAAGACTATTACCAATATCAATCAGACTATAATACATGCCGCTTATACTGcaatactaaggaaaaacgccatatgagccttgagacgttgccaaatttcttttgatgagtcacgaatttttgggaatatttattttattttttctttcaatttttcaggggatgtcgctcgtaatttgattcaaatagtctaaaaatgtcaaggaacaGTAatgataactttttttcaaaacaaaacattttatcggagaaaatttggcaactctcgaatattcatacggcattttacCTTAGCAAGGCAATGtaggtaattttttaaggatgCGACGATTTCAAGTCAAAGGAGCTTTTTTACCTACACGTGTAAATGAAGGCAAAATATGTGTCTTGCCACACAGCTAAAATCCAAGTGATCATAACAGGTCGCCGTGCTTGAAAGAAGCACGCATTAGCTAAGATTGATGTACACGCGTTTTAAGTAAtgggaaatattttatgaacgtATGAAAGTAAAAAGGAACTGTAAGGCACGCGAATCGTATTTACATATTCGTCATTAATTCCTCATAACATTTAATTAATGAAGAGAACTGGAGATCATCCACATTGACGTGTGGTTAATGTATTAGTAGAATGTTAGCGAATGTTGAGCGACGCGAAAGTTCCTTCATTTATgtaggtatgcaatttgatatCATGAGAGTTGTGATAGTTAATGTAGGTGAAATGAAATCCGTAATATGTACGTGAGAACCAGCACACAAGTTCTTACGTatcgttaatttttttaagttcattGGATACCCTAGTTTTTTAATCTAAGTTtactaattttcttaaaaattctgtttttttagccttggttacgCGGTCTTCTTGTGTTTTCATctaataaaaatattaacatcctgaaCAATAAATAATCACCAAAATCCCCTTATTTTCCTATTCTAATTTGTTCCACCCTTCAAAACTCTTTCCATCAATACTCATTCCGATTCGTATTGATTTCTGTTTCAGTCGGCAAAAGGTGCGCGAACGACCACGGGCTGATCGGAACATGCAAGCTCCCATGGCAGTGCAGTTCCCTGAAGACGCAGCTGGCGAACAAACAGCACCCGAACATGTGCGGTTTCGACAATGTCATCGGCGTCCCTATCATCTGCTGCGCCTTCGACGATGAACCCGATGACCAAGCGACCAGCACCACAGACGAGTCCCATGGATTCGACTTCGATGACCCAACGGGCGACTTCTTGAAGAAGTATATCCTATGGCAAGCGGAGCTCCACCGGAAGGAGAACGAAGCTTTGGCCACGACAACAGTCAGGACCACAACCACGACCAGGCGAACGATGATGGACGCCAGGGAAGAACTAATCGCACGTAGACGAACATCCTGGGACCCAAGAGAGGAACTTATACGAGCGAGACAGTCGCATCCAGATCGGAAGGAGGCATACTCACACTTGCGGATGGTAACACCAGATTCAAGCGAGGGCGGTTCAAAAGCACGACAAATGCACCCAGAGTATAGTGAGGAAATCGCACCCACAAGACGCAATTCCCTAAGTAGAGATCCTAAACAGGAAATTTCGCAAGCGCGACAGTTGCAAAAAGGGCCGAAAGAAGAAATTCCACAAATTCACTCAGAGCTTGAAGAGGTTTCGTCTACAAGACAAGTTCTTAGGAACGATATTCCAAGCACAATCAATCGCACTAAAATAATACCCAGGTTTCGAGAGTATTCAAACCCACAAGATGGTCTGATGTCGAAAGCTGAGAGGATAGTAGCCCACTTACGGAGTGTCTTCGACgaagaagatgatgatgatgatgatgatgaagacgACTCAGAATTTGAGAAGGGTCAGAACCAAACCGATGATCATCCCGATACGCAGCCGTCACCGGTAGCTGATACAGACGACCACTTAAGGAGGGTCTCCAAACGGGTCGAAGAGGCGGAACATCTTACATCCGGGTCCAAAAGAGCGAAAAGGAGTCCACAAAGTCCGATGAGGATGCTCTACGAGCTAGAGGAAGATGAGTTTTCACCGAGGCTTCTCgagtcagaaattttcaatcagcCTCAGGAAGGTGTGCGGCGACAAAAACGCGTTCAAGTTGCTTCAGAAGAGGTTCTTTTTAGGCCGGAGAGATTTAGGCCAGACGTTTTTGACAGAGATGACGATGTGGACGAGAACCAGGAACCTGAAGTTGAGAAGTTTCCCGGAAGTTTTCCGGAAGTTGAGGAGCCACAACGGGAAGTCGTTCAGATTGGGGGCGCTTCCCTCAAGCCCGACAAAATGAAGACTCGGGGTGTGTCTCATAAAACAACCCCAGTAAACGACGATGAAATTAGCTCTCATTTCATGCGGCCGACCCCTAAGATTCACCGAGAGAAACCGATGGTTAAAGATGATAGAGGAAATAATGAAGAAGAACGGATCACGAGCGAAGTTCCAAGACACCGTGGAGCGTCACTCGAGGGTGAGCCGCCAGATAGCGCTGGAGGACAAACTCGGAACGAAATCTCTACCCAGCGTGAAGAAGTCACAAAATCAAATCTTGAAGTGACCAAACCTAACGAGCGGAAATTTGACGTGACCGAGTGCTTGCACCATCTCCGCAGGAAATATCTCCAAAGACTCAGGGGTGATGCTTTACCGTTCGTTTCAAAAAGTGGCGGAAGAAATCCCTTACCAGTAGACGTGGAGGAATTGTATAGAGTGCGGAGGGATGGAATAACGGAGATGTTCAGCGGTCGATCGATCGAACGAGTTTGTCTCGAGTTCGGGAACAAAATCGAGCAGGAGCTGGAATTCGAGCTCGCTAGTAAGCTCATAGAGGTGTTTAAAAAGAGGGAGGAGGCTATTTTCACACCACCGCTCCCTCCACATCCTGACGAAGATATAATCCTGGATGAGGACCAAGCCCGGAGGCATGCATGGCTGGCAGCACGAGAAAGTGGGGACAGAAACGGCTCGATTTATGTTATCGATCAGCCTCAGACGGAAGCAAAGGTGGAAGTCGCTCCATCGAATCCATCCACAGCGAGGTCTCTTCGTTTCAGGCTTAGTCGCCGACGTAGATGGTCAGGAGATGAGGAAGAGAGGTCCGGGTGGTCGGATGAGGAGACCCGTCGTCCCGGAACTGGTCAAAGGTTCGACGAGAGAGATAGAAGACAACGAGAGAGGCAAAACTACCACAGGGAGAGTGGAGACTATCGAGAGGATTCTCGATACGAAGGAACTAGAGATGAGGAGTCACGCGACCGGGCTCCAAGTCACGACGGACGAAATCTCGACGAATCGGACGATGGAGGCCAAACCGCCCGATACTCAAATACAGGTGATCGAGGAGCAAGACTACAACTCTGGTACGCGAAAGGCGACGATGAGTACTCGAACAGGAGGCCAGACGAAAGTGAAAATGTTCCACCTAGAGATACCGTCGATGGCTTTATCGAAGATACCTTCGATGGTAACGACTCCGGCGAGAAGCCGCAGTTCCAGTTCGGGGGTGGTGAGTGGGATCGACCTCAATCAGGACGACCAGACAAGTCCATCTGGACGTCCAGGCCTGGCGAGTTTCACCCTGATAAGCCCTACTCGAGCTCACCGGACAGGAATCCGAACGGGCACTCGGAGGACTATTTCATCCCGAAACCGAGCCGGAGACCTAGTCGACCGGAGTATGGTTCTGAGTATGATTCTGAGCCTGGACTACGCCCGGAGAGTTACAATTCTGAGCCTGGACTACGTCCGGACAGGTACGATTCTGAGCTCAGACGAACGACGCGGCGTCCCGACCGTTACGACCCTGTTGACTCGGACCGGTATGATTCTGAGCCCAGAAGAACGACTCGCAGACCTGATTATTACGATTCTGAGCCGAAAAGAACGACTCGCAGACCTGATTATTACGATTCTGAGCCGAAAAGAACGACTCGCAGACCTGATTATTACGATTCTGAGCCGAGAAGAACGACTCGCCGGTACGATTCTGAGACGAGGAGAACGACGACCGAGCGCTCAGATTGGTACGATTCTGAGGACCGTCGACGGACGTCGACTCGACGTCCGGATCCACATGATTCTGAGTTCGTGAACCATCTTGTCACGACTCGAACGACCAGAAGGCCGGATCCGAACCATTTCAACAATTACGATACCGATTCGACCGACTTTTTCGTGCCACCGCGGACCACAACCCGACGACCGGATCCCTACGATGAGGATCGTCCAAACTATTCGCAAGGGAACAATTACCCGCAAGGGAGCAATTACCCGCAAGGGAACAACGAGCCACAAGGGAACAATTACCCGCAGAGTAATGGTTATCCACAAGGGAATAAGCCAAAAGCCTCCCCCAGACCAGGGGGGATTGTCTACCCATCGAGTGGTGGTAACTGGGGTGGGAATAGTTACACAACTTCGAGGCCGGATACCGATGGGGGCATTGTCTACCCGGGTGAAGCATCAACTACGAAC
This window contains:
- the LOC109043922 gene encoding LOW QUALITY PROTEIN: uncharacterized protein (The sequence of the model RefSeq protein was modified relative to this genomic sequence to represent the inferred CDS: deleted 1 base in 1 codon), which encodes MSVLSLRWIFVLCVGVSVDVLALDFEGGAPRDSAPPRRQTVGKRCANDHGLIGTCKLPWQCSSLKTQLANKQHPNMCGFDNVIGVPIICCAFDDEPDDQATSTTDESHGFDFDDPTGDFLKKYILWQAELHRKENEALATTTVRTTTTTRRTMMDAREELIARRRTSWDPREELIRARQSHPDRKEAYSHLRMVTPDSSEGGSKARQMHPEYSEEIAPTRRNSLSRDPKQEISQARQLQKGPKEEIPQIHSELEEVSSTRQVLRNDIPSTINRTKIIPRFREYSNPQDGLMSKAERIVAHLRSVFDEEDDDDDDDEDDSEFEKGQNQTDDHPDTQPSPVADTDDHLRRVSKRVEEAEHLTSGSKRAKRSPQSPMRMLYELEEDEFSPRLLESEIFNQPQEGVRRQKRVQVASEEVLFRPERFRPDVFDRDDDVDENQEPEVEKFPGSFPEVEEPQREVVQIGGASLKPDKMKTRGVSHKTTPVNDDEISSHFMRPTPKIHREKPMVKDDRGNNEEERITSEVPRHRGASLEGEPPDSAGGQTRNEISTQREEVTKSNLEVTKPNERKFDVTECLHHLRRKYLQRLRGDALPFVSKSGGRNPLPVDVEELYRVRRDGITEMFSGRSIERVCLEFGNKIEQELEFELASKLIEVFKKREEAIFTPPLPPHPDEDIILDEDQARRHAWLAARESGDRNGSIYVIDQPQTEAKVEVAPSNPSTARSLRFRLSRRRRWSGDEEERSGWSDEETRRPGTGQRFDERDRRQRERQNYHRESGDYREDSRYEGTRDEESRDRAPSHDGRNLDESDDGGQTARYSNTGDRGARLQLWYAKGDDEYSNRRPDESENVPPRDTVDGFIEDTFDGNDSGEKPQFQFGGGEWDRPQSGRPDKSIWTSRPGEFHPDKPYSSSPDRNPNGHSEDYFIPKPSRRPSRPEYGSEYDSEPGLRPESYNSEPGLRPDRYDSELRRTTRRPDRYDPVDSDRYDSEPRRTTRRPDYYDSEPKRTTRRPDYYDSEPKRTTRRPDYYDSEPRRTTRRYDSETRRTTTERSDWYDSEDRRRTSTRRPDPHDSEFVNHLVTTRTTRRPDPNHFNNYDTDSTDFFVPPRTTTRRPDPYDEDRPNYSQGNNYPQGSNYPQGNNEPQGNNYPQSNGYPQGNKPKASPRPGGIVYPSSGGNWGGNSYTTSRPDTDGGIVYPGEASTTNSPPRYPPKPTRSPVKAPRISETKCAEYKKLTKSSVAAVLPLAIDSEPESLLLENCPQNSVSLIVGGKEAVLNEFPHMVALGYKNRGRLTYNCGGTLISENFVLTAAHCIGTSLGKPVQVRLGELILNNEDDGASPVDVRVEQTTVHPDYRDDQKYNDIALVRLEREVSFSNSIRPACLHQQRDLSRSELPVATGWGTTDYGGKRSDALLKVGLSVINNTLCNRLYDKERRTAGSLERGISESMLCAGKLEGGKDTCLGDSGGPLGIPHPDSKCQHYIVGITSFGKVCGQENSPGVYTRVSSYLPWIENIVWTDSNESSHSTNNLILLFLFYSML